TGCAGCGCAAAGCCCACACCGTCTAAGACAATATTGTCGCCATAGTATTTCGTGATATTACTTACTTGTAAAACGGGCATTTCGTACCACTCCATCAAGCATCTTGACTCAGTGTAGAATGCCAAGCCACAGCGTGTCAACTTTGTACCTCTTTCGTAAGATTACTGACAAAAATCTTATGGTACGCTTAATATTTTCGCTGTCTTGTGCCAATCGCTGGTGTATAATTAACCGTAACTACTTAAACGCATGGACTTTGCGAGGTTGAAAGGAGAGCCCTATGGCCATAGCCGGTGTAGCCTTCTCATTTGTCGTCATCATCTACCTCGTGCAACGCAAGGTGCACTTGTACCTAGCCTTACTTGTCGGCGCACTTCTCGTAGGACTTACCACCGGGCAGGCTCCCCTCTCCTTGCTGCAGGTCTCGGCTGAGGCCTTACTTATGCCTATGGCCATAGATTTAATGATGGCGCTAGCACTAATCAGCATGCTAGGTAGTGTGATGCAGGAACTAGGCCTACTCGCCAAGATGGTGGAACTACTACAGGTTGTTCTGCAGAGCACCAAACTGACTATTATTTTCGTTCCCTCCATAATTGGCTCGCTCCTAGTGACCGGCGGCGCGATCTTGTCAGCCCCCACAGTAGGAGAATTGGGGGCACAGCTCGATCTTCCACCAGAAAGACTTTCTGCCATCAATTTATTGTTTCGCCATGGCTGGTACTTTGTCTATCCCCTTATGCCAGCTTTCATCCTCATCACCAGCATCACGGATGTTGCTCTGTCGACCCTAGTCCTGTGGCAACTACCACTCACAGTCGCCGTTTTAGTCGCAGGTTACTTTAGCTACCTCCACAAAGTAAAGGATCGCAATACAACGAAGCGTTTGCCCACCCGACAGGATTTCATTGATCTTATAAAGTATACCTCCCCCCTCTGGGCGAGCCTTACTTTGACTGTGGCCTTTAATCTCTCCTTTCCGCTGGCTCTCCTGCTGGGCCTAGGGCTAGCCCTCGCTATAGGCGATGTTACCCTCGCGATGCTGCCAAGGCTACTTTACCGCAGCCTAAACTTTCCGATTATCGCCTCGGGCGCCAGTATTATTATTTTTAAGGCGGTTACAGGGCAGGTGACCGCTCTACCACCTCTCATCGAGCAACTCCTCCAAGCCGGGTTGCCGCCACAGGCCCTCTTTATCGTGGTGCCCTTCTTGGTTGGCTTTTTGTCCTCGTCTAATACTTCCGCCATCGCCCTAACGATGCCTCTCTTGCTCCCGATTATGCAGAAGACCGATTTAGTGCTTTTTGGCGCCATTGCCGCCTATTCCTCCTCATTAGTTGGCTACTTTGCTTCTCCGCTACATCTCTGCCAAGTCGTTACGCTATCGCACTTTAAGTGCAAAATAATGCCTCTCTACCGTGAATACATTTGGCCGCTAATTGCCGTAGTTGTCACCATGACGGCAATATCTCTGCTTCTACTGTAGACTCATACTAAGACCAATCAAGCATGATCCCCCCACCGTGCCGAGCGGTGAGGGGGTCATTTGTTGATGCTGCATATCTACACCTAGGGTGGGCAAAATGAAGAGACATTTGGTGAAAGCGAGGCTTTGATTATGGAAAAAGAACTAAGCATTGTCGGCATACTGGTAGACAACAGGCCCGATCATGCTCCCCTTGTGCAGCGCGTAATCTCAGACTTTGGGCAGTGCATCCTAGGTCGCTTCGGCATTCCAGACCCATGTGGAGAAAATGGGCTCATCACCTTGGTAATGGAATGTGATAGCGAGACCCGCAATCAACTACAAAAGCGCTTAACAGACCTGTCAACCGTTTCTTTTAACAGCATGTGCGTAAAGAGAAACCCCCACTAACGCGGCTACACCCGCTAAGGCAAATTTACCTACCGTCAGGAGCACAATCCTAAGGGCCGCGGCCATAAAGAATGGCTCCGGCACCATGCGAATCAAGTACTCTGTGGCGGGGTTGAGTAACCACAAATCGTTGTCGAAGGTGAGTAAGTGGAATAGAGTGAAGTAATGCGTGAAATCTACCGCCGCCAAAAGGCCCAAAATGAGGAGCAGGCAAGAAATTACGGCTGACCCACAGAAGTAGCCCCTGACTCCTCTATTAAAGTTGCGCGTCCAAAGTAAGGCCGTTAACAGGAGCAACAGGGCGACGATGCTGATATTGCGCACTAAAAAAGTCAGAGCGAAAAGATAGCGCACGTCTCGCAAATGTTTTACTTCTCGCTCGCCGTAAAGCAACCCATTACGTCCCCGCACTGTTGCCACTACGTTTGGGCTAGGCACCTCGCCCCGTAAGTAGTCGAGTAAGACCTCGGTGTAACTCATGAGCGTCGGCAAATCAACCCTAAGATCTTCTGGAACACCTAGGGCGGTGTATTGTGCGGCGTAGAACTGCCTGTCAAAACTTACCTCGATTATGGCCATAGACAAAAAGGCCAAAAAGACGGCAACGGCGAGAAAGGCACCCAGTACAAAAGGCAGTTTGCGCCTCATCCCCTACTCCCTGACGTAGGCGGCCTTAACCCGCGTGCCCATACCACCACGCAGGGCGAAATCCCCTTCTACTTCCATCGAGAGCGGTTGACAGGCCGCTACCAAATCATTTAGGATCTGCACCACAACATGCTCTTGTAAGACACCGACGTTGCGGTAGGTTAACAGGTAGTACTTGAGGCTTTTTAACTCGATGAGCTTCTTGTCAGGCACGTAGCTGATGTAGATACCGCCAAAGTCAGGCAGACCAGTCCACGGACATACCGATGTGAATTCCTCAGTATAGTACTCCACATCAACCTCTTGGCCGGGATACTGGTAGTCCATGACCTCTAGCAAATCGGCTCGCACTGCTGTTTCTTTTTCTACGTCAAAGCGTAGACTGGTGTATTTGTCGCCTATCACGTTACTCATTCCGCCTCCTTCTAGTATTCATCCTGATTGTAGCAAACTGCCGTCCCCAGAACAACCATCGCCCCGCCCTACTACCTGCCGCGCCTACTATTTTGGCGATTATTGACAAATACCTTGTCTGGCGCCGGACTCTTTTGCTCGTCTTGCCGGAGCGCTCTACTTATTTCCGCCGCAACATGTTCCTTTAGCGCCTCATTGCGGCCTTCTAGCAAGGCGGCGAGCTCCTGCTTATGCCTCGCGGTTAGCTCATCGGCAAGCTTCCCTAGCCGTCCGCGATAATCAAGATGTGCCTCGGCCTTGAGCGCATCTAATCTAACTAGGTATGCACGCTCTATCTCTGCCACCATTTCAGCCGCACGGCGACTAATGGCACTCTGCAGCAGTTGCTCTACCTCTCCTAGTTTGGCCTCTATCGCCCCCAGCCATCGCGCGTACACATCCTGCACTTTGATATTGATTTCTGAGACTATCTGCGTTTCGTGCCCGCGCATGGTTTCTGTCGTTGTGCTCTTTAGTTCCTCGCGGAATAGTGCCGCCTGCCGATTCATCTCTGCCCGCTCTTCGTCCCAGACCGCGCGCCAAGTAGAGAAGTGAGTTTCCATCTGGGAGTTCCATCCCACAACTGAAGACTCAAAGCGCGCTCTAAACTCATGGTAGAGATTCGCCGCTAGCGCTTCTTGTGCTTTGCTCTGCCGCTCTACTAGCGCCTGGTAAGCATGCTCTTGCTTGGTCACGACTTCGGCTTCAAGCTGATGTAAGGCACCGGCAATGGTCTGTGAAAATTTGCCTTCGAGATTTTGGAGCAGCCTAGCCGTATCTTCCTGCCACGAGGACGAGGTGAGAGTGAGGCGCGCAGCCAGCTGTTCGACGCTCTCTAGACGCAGGCCCTCTTGTTCGGCACGAAACATCTCACGATAGACATCACTCAGATTTTCGGCCTCGGCCTCAAATTTTGCACTCAGGGCAAGCGAGGCGCTCTCAAATAGTCTGCCCAAGTCAAGCCGAAAATCCTGCCCGAGGAGCTCAATCTCTGCTTGGTGTTGTCTCAATAAGTCTGCTCTCTGATCGGTGACATATTCCGCGCAGGCAGACTTAAGCTTGTTTAGGGAGGTCTCCTCCCACGCCAGTAGGTCCGCCCTCGTCTTCTGATTGTATTCGTTGCCTAGAGTCATAACTTGCCCACTCAGCTCGGCTAGGAGCTCTGTGCGTGACGATTTATGGTCTTCTCTGATCTGGCGAGCGAGCTCGTTTAGTCGCCCCTCATTCTGCCCTTTCATCTGCTCTTCAAGCTCATGCCACCGCCCCTGCCACGAACGGAGGGCCTTTTCTACGAGCGGGGCAATTTGCCGCGCGATATGTTCCTCTTCCTTGGTTAGCCAGTGCTTAAAAATATCGGCCACATGCTCATTCCAGCCCGTCAAATTGGCATTCAACCACTGGTGTATCACTCTGTCCTGTGCCTGCTGCCAGTCGCGTCCCTGTTTAGCGACTTGCTCAACTAGCTGTTTTTTCCACTCCGTCAAATCTGCCCCTAGGTCATGCTCCACCTGTTTCTGCCACTGCAAGACTCCTTGCGCTGATCTCTCCTGCTCTCGCTGACATATCAGCTGCCACTCTTGATGCCACTTCTCTTGCACTAGCGACCACGCCTCAGCTACGGCCAGCAAGTGACCATTAAGGGCTTCCTTTTGCAGAGCCAGCAACTCATCGCGCTGCTGCTGCATCTGCTGCCCTGAAGCTAGTCTGTCCTTCTCGCGGAGCTCTCTCTCTAGTTCGGCAAAACGAGCGCTCTCTCTGTGTATTACCTCTTGCTCGCGCCAATCAACTTCTAGTCTTTGCAGCTCTCGCCCAAACCTATCTCGCCACTCACCCTCTAACTGTATAAGGCGCTTGGTCGATTGCTCCTGCCATGCCGCTTCGCGTGCCTCCATATCTTGCCGCAGTTTCTGCATGTTTTGCTGCAATTCTTGGCTTACCAACCTTTGATTCTCGCGCAACCAATCTAGTGCCTTGCCCTCGCTGTCGGTCTTGCGTTGTAGTACCCACTCTGACTCTAGCTTGGCCTGCCTAAAGGCGATAGCCTCGAGAAACTTGCGCTCTTGTTCATCAATGCGTGAGCGTTCCGCCTGTCGCCACTCTCGCTCACTGCGCTGACGCTCGTTTTCGAGCGCCTCCACTAAGTGCCTCTCAAACTTGAGGCGTTCGTTGTCGAGCCGCTCTCGCCACGCCACAGCGCTCTCCGGGCTAGTCACAGGAGGTGCCTGTGAGTCTTGCACCGGCACCTCCTTATGTCCTTGCTGAGCCCCTTTTTTCTTAGTCACCCGCGTATCCCCCCTTGCCACATATTCACATCATCATATGCAGCACTAGGGCGCAGGGATAAAAATTACGCCACCACGAAAGCTATGAGCAGGCCGGCAATGGACACGACTAGGGGCGGAGCGAAGTCTAACCCCAGCCCGAAGACATTCAGTGTCAAACTTAGCACTGCCCCAACTTTTCTTAATGAGCAAGGTGGGGCTGTCTGACGCCTGCAATAATTCTTTGCTCACGCTTTTCGGAGCGTCTCAATTATCTTGACTACCCGGTCTGGATCTTCAGGTGTGAAGAGAACCGGACGCCCTTTTTTAAGTTTTAACACTACCACTGCCTCATCGACATGACTTGCTACCGCATCCACTAGGCCAAACTCGCCGAATGGAAAAATGCCCACCTTATAATCCGAAGTACCATATGCCCACCATGCCCACCATCCCAGCGAAGGCATGTCAGCATAAACAGTCGCTAGCTCAATGTCAGCGTAGGCAATAGTACGTCTTCGGAAAGCGGAACATAGATACACGCCATCTCCTCTAAGCTCGTAAGACAGATACCCCGGCAGGTACAGATCTATGGTTACCTTGACCAGAATGAACAGGGGGAACCCTACCATCTGGATTAGGCGTCCTTCTCTCCACAAGCCAAAGGCTACAGGCACCGCCAACAAAGCACTTAGCACGATTAGCTGCTGTATCACCGCCGAATAATCTTGTGGATTCTCTCTCTTAATAAGCTTCACAGGGAGTACCAAGGTTGGTTTAGCTACTTGGACCGCCATAATTACATACCCCCTATGTCCTTGTGCACTACATCTTCTTCTTGACCACTAGTGTGGTAGCCCGAGATGTCGCTTGTAGTTGTTCATAGCAGTCTGCATAAGGCCCTGAACATCATCAAAGTCCCAGTGCCGATTGTCTGCCACTGTTTCAACCCCCAGACCCCCTGGACCACTCAGAAACGCAAAATAAGCAGTTCGACCCGCCCAATACCAAATCCTGTTTTGAGGATCTTGCTCGATGCGCACAACCCTTTGCCAATCTCGGCGCACCTCGTCCTTCTCTACCGTGACAAATGAAATTAGCTGAATGACGCTGTTTATCACGCCCACAGCAGGCCGGGAAGCCCCAGATAAGGAATACAACGCCGATAAGTTTACCTACGTCGAGGGCAAGGATTGCTACATTTGCCCGCTTGGCCAAGTACTAAAGCGCACTGGCACAAAGGAGAGCCGAGTATACCAGAACAAAAAGGCTTGCGAACAATGCCCCGAAAGGGCCAAGTGCACTACCGGTGACTTTAAGCGACTTAGCATTAGCCATTACCAGAGGATCTTCACTGCAACTGACAAGCGCTTGGCGGAGAACTTAGAACTCTACAGGCGGCGACAAATGATCGTGGAGCACCCTTTAGGGACCATTAAGCGCTCTATGAATGGCTACTACTTCCTGCTCCGCACCATAAAGAAGGTGCGGAGCGAAGTTGCGTTGCTGTTCTTCGCCTACAACCTAAAACGTGTACAAAATATCCTCGGTCAGAAGGAATTAATGAAGAGACTTGCTGCTCTTCTTTTTCGGCTCTATTCCGGCAATGCAAAAATGGTCGCCAGATTGCACTTGTTGGCCAGTGAGGGATACTAAAACACGCATTCTAAGAGTAGTAAAGGCTATTAAAACACGCATTCTCGCACAGTCTGCCGTCCCTTTTGGACGCCGCCTGCATACCGGTCACCTATGGAATTTCATTAAACACTGAAATTCCCGTTCTGGACAGTTAACAGGTTGTCTTCCAGACTAATCCCGGGGCAGGGACGAGGCCCCGGTTTTGATGACATCTCACCATTTCGATACTTCTCCAGCGGTTCAGTTTCCTTGGGAAATTTCAGTGTTGATTGAAATTCCATTCGTCTCCGTAGTACTCACCTGCCGGGGTCTCTGCCCCGACTTTCCCCCTAACGCTCACCACCATGGCTTTTGCCCACAGCAGCTTAGGGTGGTTTGAAGTCTCCACCTGCATGGTGACTCCGAAGGGCCTTCCTTCATCTTTTGTGCAGCAAGGCTGCAGTCGCGTTGACTACAGCTTTCGTGGCGCAACGTCCCTTCTGGTTCATACGAGGCAAAGTGTCGCTAAAACCTGCGGCGAGCGTTGATATTCCTTGGTCTTACGCGTTGCTCATCGTTATGCATTTCGGGAACTCGGGTTGTAAGCAATGTCTCAATGCTTAGCGCTGTCTCTGAAGGATACATAACAGCCGAAAGCCAAGACGGCATATGCAAACCGAGTTAGGGCAAAGCTGGTTTGACTCACTATGAGCCAACCGCTAACGTTTATGATCGTCGACGGATCTACGACGAGTAGTTGCACTAGCCCCACTAGCTGTGTGAGAAGCATGGTAAGGAAAAACAAGAATGTGTACCTCGAGATGATTGCAGCACTCTTGCTAATGATGTTGTAGCTAAAATACGTTCCTAGCGCCATAATTAGTGCTGTCACAAGAGCAACTGGAACCTGTATGTCGCGCATTTTGTTTACCTCCGTTGGGGGGATTTCTTGCGGGCTATTGTCGCATGAGCACATGTGGTCGCTGACTACAATCGTCAGCAATGGCGTGGCCTCCCATCTATTAGGCTCCCCCACGCTATTGTCTCACGAAGACTTGTGTTTGTTCAGCCCCTCTGTGCGAAAAATTGCTTTCCCTTTCCGCCTTAACCCTTGCTACATATGGACTTTAAAATTATGCGTCATTTCTGAACATGTCTCAGGGGGTCTTTGGATTAGCACGCCTGAGATTGGTCACACTCATAAGTCGCTGGTATTCCTGTGCGACAAAAGCCCAGTATTCATCTTCGGTCATCCCGAGGGCGAAGATAATCGTGTTAATGATTCGTGCAGTGGTGTGATCATAGCGAACGTTAGCTCGGGCGAAAGCAGCCTTTCCAGTTGCCTCCTCCTTGCTTACGCCAAGCCCATGTCTCAGTGCCTCCTGATAATCAAGCTCGGTCTCAATCAACCGGCTTAATATCTCTTGTTTCGTGGTTTCAACTCCGTGGATAGCGAGCAAGCGGTACATCACTTCGACCTTACGTGCAGATATGCTTCTGTCACCGATGCGCGCGGCCACTAAATTCTTCGGTACATCAATTTCCAGAACAGCAGTAAAGTCTACTTCTATTCCTGAGTTATCCATTACGACAGCATGCACTGGAATGGATGCATCCCATACATTTGCGCGAAGTGTAAAGTTACGCATGCGCGGCAAGGTTGAGTTGCTCCAGTAGGTTGAAGTGACTGAGGCATCATAAGCATTGCCTGCTAAAGGAAGCGTAATCCGTGTCGTGTTGCGCCCACCCCAAAAACTGTGATATGACGAATGAAAGACGCTGTAATCATGAATAAACCCGAACAACTCATGGATCATCTGTGTCGAATTTCTCCACCAACGGAAATTGCTGGGCATAATATCCCATGCGTAGGGGTATCCCCGAAAATTATGCCGAAGTCCGTCATTATAATGTGAGATTATAGACATTTCATGCGCGTAATCTGTGAAGAAATCAAACCGCAAATTCTGTGATATTGACTTAACGAAAGGCACAAGGTCGTAAGTTACCCAGAATGCATGCGTAACGGTTGTAGTATGTGTGCGGATTGCGGGACTAGCGCCATGAGTAACCCCAGCTACAGAAATGGTGCACACCAGCGCAAGAACAAATGCGATGATCTTTTTCATGTGTTGGCTCCTCCTCAGGTCTGAATTAATCGCGCGGATAGCAAATATTGTGAAAATTGTGGCGGAGAACGTAATCGACGCCCATTCGGCAACAGCTGTCA
This sequence is a window from Bacillota bacterium. Protein-coding genes within it:
- a CDS encoding DUF401 family protein, producing the protein MAIAGVAFSFVVIIYLVQRKVHLYLALLVGALLVGLTTGQAPLSLLQVSAEALLMPMAIDLMMALALISMLGSVMQELGLLAKMVELLQVVLQSTKLTIIFVPSIIGSLLVTGGAILSAPTVGELGAQLDLPPERLSAINLLFRHGWYFVYPLMPAFILITSITDVALSTLVLWQLPLTVAVLVAGYFSYLHKVKDRNTTKRLPTRQDFIDLIKYTSPLWASLTLTVAFNLSFPLALLLGLGLALAIGDVTLAMLPRLLYRSLNFPIIASGASIIIFKAVTGQVTALPPLIEQLLQAGLPPQALFIVVPFLVGFLSSSNTSAIALTMPLLLPIMQKTDLVLFGAIAAYSSSLVGYFASPLHLCQVVTLSHFKCKIMPLYREYIWPLIAVVVTMTAISLLLL
- a CDS encoding TIGR01906 family membrane protein; translation: MRRKLPFVLGAFLAVAVFLAFLSMAIIEVSFDRQFYAAQYTALGVPEDLRVDLPTLMSYTEVLLDYLRGEVPSPNVVATVRGRNGLLYGEREVKHLRDVRYLFALTFLVRNISIVALLLLLTALLWTRNFNRGVRGYFCGSAVISCLLLILGLLAAVDFTHYFTLFHLLTFDNDLWLLNPATEYLIRMVPEPFFMAAALRIVLLTVGKFALAGVAALVGVSLYAHAVKRNG
- the queF gene encoding NADPH-dependent 7-cyano-7-deazaguanine reductase QueF — protein: MSNVIGDKYTSLRFDVEKETAVRADLLEVMDYQYPGQEVDVEYYTEEFTSVCPWTGLPDFGGIYISYVPDKKLIELKSLKYYLLTYRNVGVLQEHVVVQILNDLVAACQPLSMEVEGDFALRGGMGTRVKAAYVRE
- a CDS encoding transposase, whose protein sequence is MTLFITPTAGREAPDKEYNADKFTYVEGKDCYICPLGQVLKRTGTKESRVYQNKKACEQCPERAKCTTGDFKRLSISHYQRIFTATDKRLAENLELYRRRQMIVEHPLGTIKRSMNGYYFLLRTIKKVRSEVALLFFAYNLKRVQNILGQKELMKRLAALLFRLYSGNAKMVARLHLLASEGY